The following coding sequences lie in one Anas acuta chromosome 17, bAnaAcu1.1, whole genome shotgun sequence genomic window:
- the CRYBA4 gene encoding beta-crystallin A4, which produces MSQRRRTASGLWKIVVWDEPFFQGKRHEFTTDCYSTPEHGFSTVRSFKIESGAWAGFEHCGFQGQQFVLERGEYPCWEAWSGSNAYRVDRMCSFRPIACADHRRSRLMLFEQENFQGRRGELSDDCPSLPALGWGSSAVGSFLVCSGAWVCSQYPGYRGFQYLLESDSGAGEYKHVREWGSHAQTGQVQSIRRVQQ; this is translated from the exons ATGAGCCAGCGCCGCAGGACGGCCTCGGGTCTCTGGAAG ATCGTGGTGTGGGACGAGCCCTTCTTCCAGGGCAAGAGGCACGAGTTCACCACCGACTGCTACAGCACCCCGGAGCACGGCTTCAGCACCGTCCGCTCCTTCAAGATCGAGAGCGGGGC CTGGGCAGGCTTCGAGCACTGCGGCTTCCAGGGGCAGCAGTTCGTGCTGGAGCGCGGCGAGTACCCGTGCTGGGAGGCGTGGAGCGGCAGCAACGCCTACCGCGTGGACAGGATGTGCTCCTTCCGCCCCATCGCCTGCGCC GACCACCGGCGCAGCCGGCTGATGCTGTTCGAGCAGGAGAACTtccagggcaggaggggggagCTGAGCGACGACTGCCCCTCGCTGCCcgccctgggctggggcagcagcgcCGTCGGCTCCTTCCTCGTCTGCTCCGGCGC GTGGGTCTGCTCGCAGTACCCGGGGTACCGCGGCTTCCAGTACCTGCTGGAGAGCGACAGCGGCGCCGGCGAGTACAAGCACGTGCGGGAGTGGGGCTCCCATGCGCAGACGGGCCAGGTGCAGTCCATCCGCAGGGTCCAGCAGTGA
- the CRYBB1 gene encoding beta-crystallin B1 isoform X1: MSETTKTTAAEDKEKAQAPSSDPTPVTNSKGEEPAAEAFRIIVFEQENFQGRQMEFTAECLNLADCGFERVRSVIVSSGPWVAYEQANMRGEMFVLEKGEYPRWDTWSSSYRSDCFMSMRPIRMEAEDHKISLYESADFKGNKMDIQEDDVPSLWAYGFCDRVGSVKVPSGTWVGYQYPGYRGYQYLFETGDFRHWNDWCAFQPQLQSIRRVRDMQWEQRGAHPGPNAPSD; the protein is encoded by the exons ATGTCTGAGACCACGAAAACCACCGCTGCGGAGGACAAGGAGAAGGCACAAGCTCCATCCTCCGACCCCACACCCGTCACCAACAGCAAGGGCGAGGAGCCCGCCGCAGAAGCTTTCCGG aTCATCGTCTTCGAGCAGGAGAACTTCCAGGGCAGGCAGATGGAGTTCACCGCCGAGTGCCTGAACCTGGCCGACTGCGGCTTCGAGCGGGTGCGCAGCGTCATTGTCAGCTCCGGACC ctGGGTGGCCTACGAGCAAGCCAACATGCGCGGGGAGATGTTTGTCCTGGAGAAGGGTGAGTACCCTCGCTGGGACACCTGGTCCAGCAGCTACCGGAGCGACTGCTTCATGTCCATGCGTCCCATCAGGATG GAGGCTGAGGACCACAAAATCTCCCTGTACGAGTCTGCTGACTTCAAGGGCAACAAGATGGACATCCAGGAGGACGACGTGCCCAGCCTCTGGGCTTACGGCTTCTGCGACCGCGTGGGCAGCGTGAAGGTGCCCAGTGGAAC CTGGGTCGGGTACCAGTACCCGGGGTACCGGGGCTACCAGTACCTCTTTGAGACCGGGGACTTCAGGCACTGGAACGACTGGTGCGCCTTCCAGCCGCAGCTGCAGTCCATCCGGCGCGTCAGGGACATGcagtgggagcagaggggcgcccACCCCGGCCCCAACGCCCCCTCCGACTGA
- the CRYBB1 gene encoding beta-crystallin B1 isoform X2, giving the protein MSETTKTTAAEDKEKAQAPSSDPTPVTNSKGEEPAAEAFRIIVFEQENFQGRQMEFTAECLNLADCGFERVRSVIVSSGPWVAYEQANMRGEMFVLEKGEYPRWDTWSSSYRSDCFMSMRPIRMVSGPGRRWLWPGLGLCPCRTVPGRCECHPPSPAPPRCPPQEAEDHKISLYESADFKGNKMDIQEDDVPSLWAYGFCDRVGSVKVPSGTWVGYQYPGYRGYQYLFETGDFRHWNDWCAFQPQLQSIRRVRDMQWEQRGAHPGPNAPSD; this is encoded by the exons ATGTCTGAGACCACGAAAACCACCGCTGCGGAGGACAAGGAGAAGGCACAAGCTCCATCCTCCGACCCCACACCCGTCACCAACAGCAAGGGCGAGGAGCCCGCCGCAGAAGCTTTCCGG aTCATCGTCTTCGAGCAGGAGAACTTCCAGGGCAGGCAGATGGAGTTCACCGCCGAGTGCCTGAACCTGGCCGACTGCGGCTTCGAGCGGGTGCGCAGCGTCATTGTCAGCTCCGGACC ctGGGTGGCCTACGAGCAAGCCAACATGCGCGGGGAGATGTTTGTCCTGGAGAAGGGTGAGTACCCTCGCTGGGACACCTGGTCCAGCAGCTACCGGAGCGACTGCTTCATGTCCATGCGTCCCATCAGGATGGTGAGTGGCCCGGGGAGGAGGTGGCTctggccggggctggggctgtgtccGTGCCGCACGGTGCCCGGTCGCTGCGAGTGCCATCCGCCCAGCCCAGCGCCTCCCCGCTGTCCTCCCCAGGAGGCTGAGGACCACAAAATCTCCCTGTACGAGTCTGCTGACTTCAAGGGCAACAAGATGGACATCCAGGAGGACGACGTGCCCAGCCTCTGGGCTTACGGCTTCTGCGACCGCGTGGGCAGCGTGAAGGTGCCCAGTGGAAC CTGGGTCGGGTACCAGTACCCGGGGTACCGGGGCTACCAGTACCTCTTTGAGACCGGGGACTTCAGGCACTGGAACGACTGGTGCGCCTTCCAGCCGCAGCTGCAGTCCATCCGGCGCGTCAGGGACATGcagtgggagcagaggggcgcccACCCCGGCCCCAACGCCCCCTCCGACTGA